The following DNA comes from Methanomassiliicoccales archaeon LGM-DZ1.
CTTCCAAAAAAAGAAGGATGAAAATCAAACATAAAATAAGACAATTTCCGCGACTAATGCAGTAAACCATAGGAAAAGAAACCAAAGTTAATAAGAATAAACCCTCAGTTCTTCTTGCCCCCATTGATTCGTTCAGTTTCTCTGTGAAAACAAAGTGAATGAAATAAATTGCAACAGTCATCAGAAGAATGAATACCATCATCGGTTCATTGGATGACCTCATGTTCATTGCTAAAGAATGCAATCCAAAATCAACAGTAAATGGTACTGTGATGTATGCTATGAAAGCATAAAAAAGCGTGATAAGGGGCGGATACATGACATCCCATTTGGAATATGGATCATCATCGCTGTACATAACGCTGTTAAAATGATCCATGAAGACGTCTGCCCAATCTTTTAGGAAGATTCCATTAAAACTGCGCCCAACAGTGAGTATTGCAGAAATAAAGGATATAATCAATCCGAAGAGCATTAAAAAACAAAATATAGAGAGATGATCTTTGAGTACCTTTTCTTTGAACTTCTGATCGATGAAAGTTTTCTCCTTTGCAAACATGTTATTTCACCACGTTCATTTTGTATTAATTCGGTACTATGTTCATAAAGATTCGATAATCTCTCAGCAGAGCCGTCATACAACCAGGAATGAGATTACCTATTGAGGGATATATTGATTCTTTTGATTATTTTTATCGATTCATCGATAAAATGCTTAAAACCACAATGATATACATATGCGATTGCACTCGTAATAGCAAAGGTAAGCACAATCATTGATAGGTAATTGAAAAGTGGAGAAACATCCGGCACATACACTTCCATTTTCGAAAGTATTAGGGAATGCCAAAGATAGAATTCGAACGAGATTGTCGCGAGAGATTCTATAATTAATTTGGGATGTTTGATTACAGTCTTTGCTGAAGGAAGACTTGCTCTGAATCTTGATTTTTCAGAATAGGCCACGATATAAATTGAAGTTGCGATTAACCAAATAGTCGGATAAACAATCTGGTATAGTTTGATGTAGTCAGGGTTATCAATTTCGCCCCATGTATAAATATAGCAGTTCGTAACAAAAACGATAACAATCAGCATAATGGAAATAATTTGAAGATTCTTTTCCAATGATGACCATTTCTTGAGTCCTCTTAATTCCAGAACAATCTTGTTTAGAAGTATCCCCGCTACGAATAGATCCAGGTTAAATAGGGGACTCTTGTACATTCCTTCTGACCAAGAAAAAGGATCGTAAAAGGCGTTTCTTGCCCAAAATCCTATTATGATGACAGTCGCTAGAAGAACGAACCATCCAGATTTATTTTTCAAAAATCTGCCAATAAAGTCAAATGCGATGCAAACAAAAGGTGCAATCAAATAAAGCCAGAATAATGTAAATATAAACCATGTTGCACCCAATCCATCAAAAGCAATAGAACCATCGTATTTTAACAACAATATATCCTTAACGACTTCTGGATGATCAACAAGGAATTCAGGTGCTGTCAACAAGCATATCAAGAAAATAAAGAATAATGTTGGGATTAGTATCCTAACAACCTTAACAAGATAATATCTAACGAGACCCGTAATCGAATACTCATATCTTCTCTCAAAAAAACCCATACCAGCCAAATATCCGCTAACGATGAAGAATATCCAAACTCCTGCCCATGCGGGAGTTTTGAGAATGAAATCCAATCCTCCATCTATCTCGAAATCAGCATAACTCCTGAATATGTAACTGTGCAATAAGAAAACTAACATCAGTGCAAATACCCTCAGAGCACTCAGCGGATTGACAATAGACGCATTATAAGATGCATTATTCGACCGAAATTCAGACATATTCATTCATTTCCTACTGATTTGTGCATATTTTTAACTTTAATATATATCTAAATAGTATTAACAATAAAGGACTATTGATATGAATAAACGTATTCATCTTACTTCTGAATCTTGATTTATTCCAAATTTAATCGCAAGGCTGAGACGAATACTTATTTCACTTGAATTTTCTTATAGATAACGGCACCAAATATATACACAGCGCCACAGACAGCCCGAACACGAAATATGAGGCAACGAGCGCCCAAGATGCCCCCTCCACTCCCGACCCCGGGATCATGGTCAGGAACAGGGGAATCGATATCAGCAGAGCTGCGAATGAAGCAGCAGCCGCATAAGGGCCCTGGCTCTTCGTTATCAGCACCGTAGTCCCGATCGTCCCGACCGTGTAAGCGGTGATGCCGAGCATCAGCAGCGCGAAATACTGTGAATACGGCTCCATCTCCTCGCCGTAAAACGTCCCGAAGACCCAATCCTGCAACAGCAGGGAAAGAACCACGCAGACGAGGCCGAAGCCCGCGATAAGCGCCACGACCTTAGTGAACTGCCTCCTCAGCGATGCCATATCCCCGCTTCTGGCTATATTGGTGAACGGTACGATGAAGGGCGCGAATACCGATATGGCGAGCGTAGGCACGATGATGGTCGGCGTCGAAAGGGTGCTGAATATCCCGGCGAGATCGTCCCCCTCCTCGAACTGTATGATGAGCTTCGGCAGAGCTGTTATTACGGTCGGAGCGAGGATGGACAGCAGGAGGGGGAGCCCGACTCCGAAAAGCTCCTTCGCCTTCGGCCAATCGATATCCTTTATCCTCGCACTCCTGCTGACGTCCTTCCTGTAGCCGGCCGCCTGGGAGGCCAGGAAATATCCTCCGCCGATGGCCGCCATCAGGAACACTGCCAGGAGCAGATCCTCGCTGGCGATGTAGACCGCCATGAACGATACGAAACTGAAGACGCCCTCGACGGCCATGCACTTGCCGACATAATCCAGATGGCCTGCGATCTGCAGGGGCGCCGAGTACACGTAGGCATAGTGGATGAGGTTCCGGTACAGCATATATGCGAAGATTATGAGGGTCTGTTCGGTGCCGTATCCGAAGATCAGCGAGAACGGGACGATCCCGATGAAGCTGATGGCTATGGTGATGATCCTGACGACGCGGTAATCGTCATCTCTGAAACGCGAGTTCTGATCGGATATCTGGAATTCGCGCAGTGAGAACGTCGCGAAATGGTTCATGATGGTGCAGACGGAGATCGCCACCGAAAACACCCCTGCCTCCGCGAAGTCCGTGATCTTCGGGATAAGCATGATGATGAGCCACTGGAAGAACAGCGTCACCACGTTGCCGATGGTGTTGAACGTTATCTCCTTGGAATGCCCCGCCGCTCCATCCCGCATGCTACCGTTTAGGCTGTATGCTAGAAAAAGATTGGCTTCCGATTCCACACGGCAGCATTCGTACCGCCGTCTCACTGAATGCATATGCCCAGAACTATACACATTGCATCCTGACCTCGCCACCAGGGGTAAACTGAACACGGATTCAGGGGCATGAGGCGAAAACGAAAAGTGTCCCGGTCCGATGTTCAGCTGTGACACAAAAACTAATCGCGACTGGGACGGAACTTCCCAGTCCTAACGACAATATATCGGTTCCTATCGGTCTCGTGAAAACCGTGGAGCATTATCTCGGTTCTGCAGGCGTTCTGGAGTTCGTGGATACGTTCAAAGGACGCGGGGTCCCCATGAGCAGGATACTGGTGGCGATGTGCACGCACATCCTCATGGGCAGCAATTCAATGAGCAGGTGTTCCGATTGGCTGAAGAACAAGGATGTGCGGAAGGAGCTCGGATTGGATTCGGGTCTATCGCAGAGGACCATCAACCGTGCGATATCGCTGTTGGGGAAACACAGCGACGAGATCATAGTGAAGCTGTGGGAAGGGCTCGATGCAAGATACCATTTCGAGAACACCGATGTGAACATCGACGGTTCAGCGGTAGTGGTCAACGGTCCGGAAGCCGAATTGGGTGCGGTAGGTTATCCCAGGGATTTCAGGGACCAGAGCAGGAAACAGGTGGAGTTCCTGACAGCGGAACTCCAGAAGTCTAAGATCCCTTTCTTCATGAGGGCGTACAAGGGGAACACATCCGATCCCGAGCAGTACAGGGATGCGCTCCCGGACATCTTCTCCATGATACGGGAGGGTTCGTGGATAATCGTGGACAACGGAGGTGCATCGGGGGACATCCTGGATTCCATCGTCGATGCGGGGCATAAATATCTCACGAGGGTGAAGATGAACGTATCCGATGACAAACGGATAAACGATCCCGAATGCGAATGGGAGTATGTGGAGGAAGGGGTGTGTTGTAAGAAACACACCTTCGACTCTTCCGGGAGGACGACGTATCTGTTCTTCTCCTTAGACAATTGGAACCGTTCGTATCATTCCGCATCGAAGAGCTTCGACCGTATGGTGGAGGCGGTGAGGACCTACGAGGACGGGCATTTCAGAAAATCGGATTTCGTAACGGTGAAGAGGAACGTTCTCGCGGATGTGGAGGTGAAGGTGAGCCTTCAGACGAAATTCGCATTCGACGAGAGTGAGAGGGATGGCATAATCCGGGAGATCATGGGCACCCGTGCAGGGATTTTCAAACTGGAATCCTCGGAGCAATTGACACCATTGGAAGCTCTTGAGAAGTACCGCGCGAGGGCCACCGTGGAGCACCTGATCCATTCCCTGAAGAGGGTCACGGGGCTCAAACCTCTGAGGGTGTGGAGCGAACCGTCCATCCGCGGATCCATGATGCTGGCTCTCCTTTCTGAAACAGCGATAGCCATGGCGAGATACGAGATGAAGGGCAGGGAGAGGATAAAGGGCAAACGGGGAAGGAAGAAGACCGTCATCGAGAAACCGAACACCGAATCCATCGTCTGGTCTTTGGGCCATTTGACACTTACGAGGATGATGGAGAACGGGAACAGGAAAGAGGCCGTCTACAGCAATTGGAACCCCGTTTCCAAGGAGATCTTCGGCAATATGCGTGCCGATATCGAGAAGGATCTTGCGATTACGGCCTGAAAACGGTCATCCCGGGCCGAGATCATCGGGTCAACTGGCAGCGTAAGCTATGGAAACCGCCAAGTGGCGAATGGATCGGACTTCGTTCAACAA
Coding sequences within:
- a CDS encoding acyltransferase, yielding MNMSEFRSNNASYNASIVNPLSALRVFALMLVFLLHSYIFRSYADFEIDGGLDFILKTPAWAGVWIFFIVSGYLAGMGFFERRYEYSITGLVRYYLVKVVRILIPTLFFIFLICLLTAPEFLVDHPEVVKDILLLKYDGSIAFDGLGATWFIFTLFWLYLIAPFVCIAFDFIGRFLKNKSGWFVLLATVIIIGFWARNAFYDPFSWSEGMYKSPLFNLDLFVAGILLNKIVLELRGLKKWSSLEKNLQIISIMLIVIVFVTNCYIYTWGEIDNPDYIKLYQIVYPTIWLIATSIYIVAYSEKSRFRASLPSAKTVIKHPKLIIESLATISFEFYLWHSLILSKMEVYVPDVSPLFNYLSMIVLTFAITSAIAYVYHCGFKHFIDESIKIIKRINISLNR